The Methylomagnum ishizawai genome has a window encoding:
- a CDS encoding vWA domain-containing protein, producing MAARLWRDAAGRRLTAALLLAGLACLPWGTEREQPVFNYIAVVDITRSMNVEDYRIDGAPVSRLDFVKRALRGAVAGLPCGSHFGLGVFTERSAALLFEPIETCAGFPAIAAALDRLDWRMAWAADSRIAAGLLNTLESLARYDADLVFVTDGQEAPPLNPRYRPRLDAVRGKMRGLVLGAGGLVPMPIPKFDEAGRQTGFVSPDEVPHRSTFGLSEMAPEQIEGYHARNAPFGNATVAETEHLSALREDYLRQLAAEGGLEYRRLLGGEGLGHALLRPELARTARVRTGLSHWPAGLALAALVAAYGVGRGRTTIGDWTGRVKAAIDGWKARPFRPRRAVFHEEER from the coding sequence ATGGCGGCACGGCTGTGGCGCGATGCGGCGGGACGGCGTTTGACGGCGGCGCTGTTGCTGGCCGGGCTGGCCTGCCTGCCCTGGGGCACCGAGCGGGAACAGCCGGTGTTCAATTACATCGCCGTGGTGGACATCACCCGCAGCATGAATGTCGAGGATTACCGGATCGATGGCGCGCCGGTCAGCCGTTTGGACTTCGTGAAGCGGGCCTTGCGCGGGGCGGTGGCCGGACTGCCCTGCGGTTCGCACTTCGGCCTCGGCGTCTTCACCGAGCGCAGCGCCGCCCTGCTGTTCGAGCCCATCGAAACTTGCGCGGGCTTCCCGGCCATCGCCGCCGCCCTGGACCGGCTGGATTGGCGCATGGCCTGGGCCGCCGATAGCCGTATCGCCGCCGGGCTGCTGAATACCCTGGAAAGCCTGGCCCGCTACGACGCCGACCTGGTGTTCGTCACCGACGGCCAGGAAGCCCCGCCGCTCAATCCGCGCTACCGGCCCCGCCTCGACGCGGTGCGCGGGAAGATGCGCGGGCTGGTGCTGGGGGCGGGGGGCTTGGTGCCCATGCCCATCCCCAAATTCGACGAGGCGGGCCGCCAAACCGGGTTCGTATCCCCGGACGAGGTGCCGCACCGTTCCACCTTCGGCCTGTCGGAAATGGCCCCGGAACAGATCGAGGGCTACCACGCCCGCAACGCGCCCTTCGGCAACGCCACGGTCGCGGAAACCGAGCATCTTTCGGCCCTGCGCGAGGATTACCTGCGCCAACTCGCCGCCGAAGGCGGGCTGGAATATCGCCGCCTCCTGGGCGGGGAAGGTTTGGGCCACGCCTTGTTGCGCCCGGAGTTGGCCCGAACGGCACGGGTCCGGACCGGGCTTTCCCATTGGCCCGCGGGCTTGGCCCTGGCCGCCTTGGTGGCGGCGTATGGGGTGGGCCGCGGCAGGACGACCATCGGCGATTGGACAGGCCGCGTCAAGGCGGCCATCGACGGTTGGAAGGCCCGGCCCTTCCGCCCGCGCAGGGCTGTTTTTCACGAAGAGGAGCGATAA